One part of the Chryseobacterium sp. 7 genome encodes these proteins:
- a CDS encoding IS982 family transposase, with the protein MNNLDAIYNFILNELKKLISDENFYFKPIKPKLSDLEIVALNISAEYLSIDSEYQLFRHLSNSKLNGMIERSVYNRRKRKLFLHLERIRKLIVVRFNEIENVFIIDSMPLEICRNARAKRSKICKESEFSFPSRGYCASQSSYYYGYKLHAICSVSGVFQSFDISTASIHDIHFLQDIKHQINDCTLIGDRGYLSAQVQSDLFNYANIKLDTPMRINQKNYQKQKYIFRKSRKRIETLFSQLCDQFKIRSNYAKSFNGFKTRILSKITALTFIQFVNVFVFNRKMNNIKIALV; encoded by the coding sequence ATGAATAACCTAGATGCAATTTACAATTTTATTTTAAATGAATTAAAGAAGTTAATCTCAGATGAGAACTTTTATTTCAAACCAATTAAGCCAAAACTGTCTGATTTAGAGATTGTTGCTCTTAATATTTCTGCAGAATATTTATCGATAGATTCAGAATACCAGCTATTTAGACATCTGTCAAATTCAAAATTAAACGGAATGATCGAAAGAAGTGTTTACAACCGTAGAAAGAGGAAATTATTCCTGCATTTGGAAAGGATTCGAAAGCTTATAGTTGTTCGGTTTAATGAGATTGAAAACGTTTTTATTATTGACTCTATGCCTTTGGAAATTTGTAGAAATGCAAGAGCAAAACGCTCCAAAATTTGTAAAGAAAGTGAATTTTCATTTCCAAGTAGAGGTTATTGCGCTTCCCAGTCCAGTTATTATTACGGTTACAAACTGCATGCAATATGTTCTGTTTCCGGGGTTTTTCAAAGTTTTGACATTTCTACGGCAAGCATTCATGATATTCATTTTTTGCAGGATATAAAACATCAAATTAATGACTGTACATTGATCGGAGATCGAGGTTATTTGTCCGCTCAGGTACAATCTGACTTGTTCAATTATGCAAATATAAAACTGGATACACCAATGAGAATCAATCAAAAAAATTACCAAAAACAGAAATATATTTTCAGAAAATCGAGAAAGAGAATTGAGACCCTGTTTTCTCAACTTTGTGATCAATTTAAAATTAGAAGCAACTATGCAAAATCATTTAATGGCTTTAAGACAAGGATATTGAGCAAAATAACAGCACTAACTTTTATTCAATTTGTAAATGTTTTTGTCTTTAATAGAAAAATGAACAATATTAAAATTGCGTTAGTTTGA